A stretch of Paenibacillus sp. URB8-2 DNA encodes these proteins:
- a CDS encoding MalY/PatB family protein, whose translation MTRSRFDFDKPVDRDNTQSAKWNYIKESVGVEDALPMWVADMDFETVPEVKAAILARAQHGIYGYTARSQGYYDAIIDWNLKRHGWQVDKKWITHSPGVVNALFTAVRAFVKPGDGILIQPPIYPPFYNAISKNDCVAVLNPLKVEQGRYVPDLSDFADKVGSGRVKLFILCNPHNPVGRVFTEEELRAMGELCLKHGVIVISDEIHSDLLFKPHRHVPFASISAAFAQNAVVCTAPSKTFNLAGLSTSNIIIPNDELRRRYDAANEQVAQKSHNLFGAAACEAAYRHGEEWLDQLMSYIDGNRQYAVEFIEARLPELKVYNPEGTYFLWMDCRSLGLGNQELEKFLLHEAKLWFNQGYTFGKEGNGFVRINIGCQRSTVEEALKRLENAVHSLASTAGIAD comes from the coding sequence ATGACCCGGTCGCGCTTTGACTTTGACAAACCGGTTGACAGGGACAATACCCAATCGGCTAAATGGAACTATATCAAGGAATCCGTAGGAGTGGAGGATGCTCTGCCCATGTGGGTGGCCGACATGGATTTCGAGACCGTTCCCGAGGTTAAGGCTGCGATCCTGGCCAGAGCGCAGCATGGCATATATGGTTACACGGCACGTTCCCAGGGCTATTATGATGCGATTATCGATTGGAATCTTAAGAGGCACGGCTGGCAGGTGGACAAGAAGTGGATTACCCACAGCCCCGGTGTGGTCAATGCTTTGTTCACTGCCGTACGCGCCTTCGTCAAACCGGGAGACGGGATTCTCATCCAGCCTCCGATTTATCCCCCTTTTTATAACGCCATCAGCAAAAATGATTGTGTGGCCGTTCTTAATCCGCTGAAGGTCGAACAGGGTCGCTACGTTCCCGATCTGTCCGACTTTGCAGACAAGGTCGGGAGCGGCAGGGTCAAGCTGTTTATTCTATGTAATCCGCATAACCCTGTGGGAAGGGTGTTCACGGAAGAAGAGCTCCGGGCTATGGGCGAGCTGTGCTTGAAGCATGGCGTTATCGTCATATCCGACGAAATTCATTCCGATCTTCTGTTCAAGCCGCACCGTCATGTTCCGTTTGCATCCATCTCGGCGGCATTTGCACAGAATGCTGTTGTATGCACGGCTCCAAGCAAAACGTTCAATTTGGCGGGTCTCTCCACATCCAATATCATCATTCCGAATGATGAACTGAGACGCCGGTATGATGCAGCCAATGAGCAAGTGGCGCAAAAGAGCCATAACCTATTCGGCGCAGCGGCCTGTGAAGCGGCATACAGGCATGGAGAGGAATGGTTGGATCAGCTTATGTCCTACATAGATGGAAACCGGCAATATGCAGTGGAATTTATTGAAGCCAGACTGCCGGAGCTGAAGGTGTACAATCCGGAAGGAACCTATTTCCTATGGATGGACTGCCGTTCGCTCGGTCTAGGTAATCAGGAACTGGAAAAATTTTTGCTGCACGAGGCGAAGCTCTGGTTCAATCAGGGATATACTTTTGGCAAAGAAGGAAATGGATTCGTCCGGATCAACATCGGCTGCCAGCGCTCGACTGTGGAGGAAGCCTTGAAGAGGCTGGAGAATGCAGTTCACTCGCTCGCCAGTACAGCCGGGATAGCCGATTAA